GACCGGCGGCTGCCGGTTCATGCCGGCCAGCGCCATGGCGAGGTCGCTCTCGAGATAGCCGCCGCCGAGGGCTACGATGCCGACACAGATCGACGACACGTCGCGATCGAGCGGAATGCCGTAGCGGGCCGCAATGTCGGTCGGCCACAGCCCGCTGTCGCTCCCCGCGCTGCCGCGGGCCCGCAGCAGCGGCCTCGTGGTCCGGAGCGGCCGCTGATCGAAGCCGAGAATGGCGCGGGTCCATGGCGCGATCTCGGCCGGCACCGTCAGCCCGCCGACCCGCGCGCGAAACACGCGCTCGCCATCACGATAGGTGCGAAGCGTCGCGCCGAAGGTCTCGGCCATCTGCCTCGCCGTGCCCTCAAGCGCCACCGTACGCGCGACGAGATCGGTGGCAACGACGGTGAATCCGCGCTCCGCCGCCAGACGCGTGATCCGCGCGGCGGCGCTGGCATGGCTGCGGTGGCGCTGCGTTGCGAGCTGGCGCCGCGTGACCGGTCTGGCGAGCCGGGCCAGATCGCCGGCGCTTCCCGGCGTAAACTCGTCGGGGGTGCGCCGCTTGACATAGACCACGACGGTGATCCGCTCGTCGGGATCGACATCGCCGACCAGCGTCGCGCCTTCGGGCACGGCGCGGTTGCTGCCGGGCAGCGGAATCCTGCGCTCGGAGGTGCCCGCCATCAATGCGGTCTCACTTGCCGCCGCATGGTGTCGGCTGCACCGGATTCTGCGTATCGTCGTAGGCGCAGAACGGGATCGACCAGACAAAATCCGCCGAGGTCGTGAAGCGCGTGAGACCTGGCTTGCCCTCGAAGATCGGCGGCTGGCTTGAGAACTTCCAGTACCATTCCGGCAACAACGGCCCGAGCGGGCCGATCGGACCGTTCGGGCCGAACGAGAGGAATCCGGCCTGCGACGACGGCGTGCCGTCGGCCTTGAAGACCGCGCGGCCGTGGCAGGTGATGCAGGACGAGGTCGCGACGAAGCCATCCTCGGTGACGGAATTGCCGACCCTGATGTCGAGCCCGACATTGTCGGTAAAATCGGTTTGGGATCCCTTCAGGCAGTAATTGCTGTAGACGGGATCGATGTCGGCGCTCGATAGCATCGCCGCCAATGCGGGCGTCTTCGCGCAATCCGGATAACCCTGGCCGGCGGTGCGGTTGGACGGCACGAACGCGGTCTGCGCACCGAAATTGTCGCGGCAGCCGATGATGTCGCAGCGGCTCGGATTGAACCGGTGCTCGAACGTCGCCCAGGTCCAGTTCGGGACCTGCTTGCTGATCACATGCATCGAGACCAGGGCGTATTGCACGCCGTCCGCGCTGTTGACGTGATAAAGCTGCGGCACCTGCGCCACCGTCACCTTGTTGTGGGTGAATTGCGGAATGCCACTGACCGGCACCCAATTGCCCTTCACCTCGACGGAGTCGACCGGAAACGACAGCGTCTTGCCGAACGCGGCCTTGAGGCCCGACCGCTTGTAGAGATTGTTCTGCACGATGAAGTCGAACGTCGGCTTGTTGTGCCGCGCTTCCTCCATCTGCCCCTGCCCGGCGCCCGGCGGCAGCGCCGGCAGCAATCCGCCGCTCTGCTGCACGCCTTCTTGCGCCACCTGCGGCAGGATCGGCGGGCGCAACGCCGGCGGCGTCGCGGCCGCGGGAAACTGCGGATTGGGCTGGAACAGGTCGGTATCGCTCGCCCAGGTCTCGAAGGTCGAATTGCTGCCGCCGGCGCGGGTATTGGCCTGGATGAAGAGCTGCCAGGCGACCTGATCCGGCGCGGTCATGGCCGGATTCGACGGCGATTGCGCCGCGGCCGGAACGGCGGGAAGCGCAAACAGACTACAAAGGAGCAGCGCGTCGATCGACCTTCTCATCTTTGCTCTCCAAATCGGGTTCAAGGTTGGAATCCGTCCCCCATCCAGCGCGCATAGAGATCGAGCGGGTCCTGCAACCAGCGGTGACCGGGCGGCATGAAGCCGGACGACAGCGCGGCGAAGACGCGGCGTGCATTGGCATGATCGGCAAAATCACCATTGCCGGCCGGGTCGCAGATCCAGTCGGCGTCGCTGAGCCGAACCCCCTTCGGCGTCATGCAGGCGATGTCGCCCGGTCGAAACATCGGCAGGATGTCGTTGCCAAAGCTGGTCGTCATCGGGATCACCGAACCCTTCGCGACATGCACTTCTGGTTGCATATCGTATAAACGACCATCGCACAGGCCGCTGTGAAGCGGCTCACACCGCCGCGCAGCAATTTTTCCACCGGTCCGCGCACGCCGATGCCCACAAGCCGGGGGACCCTTCGAACCCAAACTTCGCGAATTGCGACCAATCAGCTATAGGATGACCATCTGGGGCAATTCGGGCGCATCACATGATCCTGCAATCCCTCGCCGGCCTGCCGGCGTTCCTGGTCTATTTCTGCACGGCGCTGATCGCCGTGGTCGCCTATCTGTTCGTCTACACGCGCGTCACGCCGCATGACGAATTCCAGCTGATCCGCGACAACGATCCGGCGGCAGCGATTGCGCTCGGCCTCAGCCTGCTCGGCTTCGTGCTGCCGGTGGTCAGCGCTATCGCCCATTCCGCCAATGTGATCGACTGTCTGATCTGGAGCATCATCGCGCTGATCGTGCAGATCATCGTCTATTACATCGTGAAGATCCCGGTGCCGAACCTGTCGGCGCGGATCGCCTCCGGCGAAATGGCGGCGGCGATCTGGCTCGGGCTGTCCTCGCTCGCCGCAGGTGCGCTGAACGCGGCCTGCATGATCTACTGAGCCATTGAGCCGAACCATGGCGCGCAAACCAAACCCGGAATTCGGCAAACGGCGGCCGGTGGTGCCGGCGGTACCGCCGCGGCCCGATCCGCCCTCCAAGCGGTCCAATCATGTCGCGCTGCTGATGATGGGCACGCTCGCGGTCGGCAGTGGCGCCTACGCGCTGATGCCGCGGCAGAATTGCCAGCCGATCCCGCCGACGCCGCCGGGCGTCACCACGCCGGCCGTCCCGCAACCCGGCGCCGATTGCACGCAGCGCAGCTCGTCGTCCGGATCGGGCGGCGGTGGCAGCGGTGGCGGCTCGCGCAGCAGCTTCTACAGCGGAAGCTCGTCGTCGGGCGGCTCTTCATCCTCGTCAAGCTCGTCGTCAAGCTCGTCAGTGAGCCGCGGCGGCTTCGGCTCGTTCGCGCATGCATTCGGCTTCGGCGGCGGCTGATGAGCACATTGGCGTGTCGTCGCGTGCTTTCGCTTGCCCGGCAATCAGAGCTGATGGAAACTCGGCGCGGCTCCGCAAATGGCAGGGCGGAAGGTAGGGATCGCGTCGATGAAGCGCTCACGCCGGGTCTGGCTGAAACTGATGGGGAGCGTCGCGATCGGCGCAGCTTCGATCGGGCTGACGCCGGCTCACGCCCGCAGCCGTCATCACCATGCCGGACACAAAACGAAGCGCGATCCGGAGCAAGTGTCGGTGTCGCCCTCCGGCGGCTTCGGCGGCGCGCCGCGCGGCCTCGCCCATTTCGGCCATCCGTCGCATGGTGGCGGCTGATACGAGGCTGAGTAGCGATCAGGTCCCCTTCATGCAACGCATCGCATGTCCCGAGCGCGACGACTGGCAGGCCACCGCCGAGAGCGTCGGCTTCACCTTCCATACCATCGAAGGCGAACGCTACTGGGACGAGCGCGCCTACTACGCTTTCACGCTCGACGAGATCGAGCGTTCGATCGAGGCGCCGACCGGCGAGATCGATGCGATGTGCCTCGAGCTCGCCGGACGCGCGGTCAGGGATGAGCGCTATCTGCGCCGGCTCAAGATTCCGGAGGCGTTCTGGGACCTGATCGCGGCGAGCTGGCGCCGCAGGGATCCAAGCCTCTACGGCCGGCTCGACCTCAGCTTCGACGGCAGCAGCCCGGCCAAGCTGCTCGAATACAATGCCGACACGCCGACCTCGATCTTCGAGGCGGCGGTGTTTCAGTGGACCTGGCTCGAGCAGGCGATCGCGCGCAACATCATCCCGAAACGCGCCGACCAGTTCAACTCGATCCACGAGCGGTTGATCGAAGCCTGGAAGACCATCGGCGCCAACCATCCGCTGCATCTCACCGGATTGACCGGCAATGCCGAGGACGCCGGCACGCTTGCTTATCTCGAGGACACCGCGGCGCAGGCCGGGCTGAAGACCACGCTGCTCGACATCGAGGAGATCGGGCTGCGCGATGACGGCCAGTTCGTCGACCTCGACGAAAGCCTGATCGCACTCGCCTTCAAGCTCTATCCATGGGAGTGGATGTTTCACGACGCATTCGGCAAGAACCTCAGCTCGGCGCCGACGCAATGGATCGAGCCGCCTTGGAAGGCGATCCTGTCCAACAAGGGCATCTTGCCACTGTTGTGGGAGATGTTTCCGGGCCATCCCAACTTGCTGCCGGCCTGGTTCGACGACGACCCGCAGGCCGCGCAGCTAGGCACCTCCTTCGTGCGCAAGCCGATCTATTCGCGCGAGGGCGCCAATGTCGAACTGGTCAGCGCCGGCGTCACGCTGGTCGCCGAGCAAGGCCCCTACGGCGCCGAAGGCTTCATCCGCCAGGCGCTGGCGCCGCTGCCTAATTTCTCCGGCCAGTATCCGGTGCTCGGAAGCTGGCTGGTCGACCACACGCCCTGCGGGCTCTCGATCCGCGAAGATGAAAATCCGATCACCGGCAACACCTCGCGCTTCCTGCCGCACGCGATTTTGTAGCCGGAAGCAGTTGAAGCAAGCGCGATCCTTTCCCGTCATCCTTGAGGTGCGAGCGGAGCGAGCCTCGAAGGATGCACGGCCCGGCTGGTGGCCGTCGACCCTTCGAGACGCCGCTTCGCGGCTCCTCAGGGTCACGGAACGCGCAGAGTTGCGCTTCCCGGTCTAGAGAGATCCAGTCAAGTCACCGCGCAGCGGACGCGACCGCCTTCAGCACATGCAACGCGGCTCCGGCGCGCGCGACCGGGGCGGTGCTGGGCTGATAGAGCCCGCGGCGGTCGGGATACGGCCGGAACAAATTGGTGATGCCGACCACGGATTCCGCCGCGCCTAGCGCCAGCACGCCGTCAGGCTCGAGCATCCGAGAGATCTTGCCGAAGATGCCCGCCTTGGTCTGCTGATCGAAATAGATCAGCACGTTGCGGCAGAAGATCACGTCGAAGGTGCCGAGATGCGAGATGTCCTGCAGCAGGTTGAGCTGGCGATGCTGCACCATGCCGCGGATATCGGCGTTGAGCTGCCAGAGCTCGCCCTGCTGCTTGAAATACTTCAGCAGCAGCTGGATCGGCAGGCCGCGCTGCACCTCGAACTGGCTGAACAGGCCGGCCTTGGACTTTTCCAGCACCGCCTGCGACAGGTCGGTCGCGACGATCTCGATGCGCCAGCCCGCGAACAGCGCGGTCATCTCCTTCAGCAGCATCGCGATCGAATACGGCTCCTGCCCGGTCGACGATGCCGCGCACCAGATCCGCAGGCTGCGGCGCGCCGCGCGCGCCTGTGCCAGCGCCGGCAGCACTGCGTCCTTCAGATGATCGAACGGGATCTTGTCGCGGAAGAAGAAGGTCTCGTTGGTGGTCATCGCTTCGACCACCTCCGAGGTCAGCGCCTCGGCGCCGCCCTTCATCTTCTGGACCAGCTCGGGAATGCCGGCAAGGTTCGACCTGCGCGCCAGCGGCAGCAGGCGGCTCTCGACCAGATATTGCTTATCGCTCGACAGATCGAGCCCAGAACGTTCCTTCAGAAGCTTACGCAGATACTCGTAGTCCAGCGGCGTCACGAACGGTCTCCGGCAAACACGCGAACAAGCTTCGACGCGATCTGATTGAGCGGCAACACCGCGGCGCAGATCCCGGCATTGACCGCAGCACCAGGCATGCCCCACACCACGCTGGTGGCTTCATCCTGGGCGATCACGCTGCCGCCGGCGGCGACGATGTCCTTGCCGCCGCGCATGCCGTCGGAGCCCATGCCGGTCAGGATCACCGACATGATGCTGCCCTGCCAGACATCAATGGCGGAGGTGAACATCGGGTCCACCGCGGGCTTGCAGAAGTTGACCGGCGGCCCGTCGTCGAGCGCGATGGTGGCGTCGATGCCGTGGCGGACGATGCGCATGTGGCGCGCTCCGGGCGCCAGATAGATCCGGCCCGGCTTGATGCTCTCACCGTCGATCCCCTCATGCGCCGGCCGCTTGCTGGCGCGCGCCAGGTGCTCGGCGAGAATCGTGGTGAAGGTCGGCGGCATGTGCTGGGTGATCAGCACCGGGACGCGATCGATCACCGCACCGATCTCCGCGACCAGCGACATCAGCGCCTGCGGGCCGCCGGTGGAGGAGCCGATCAGCAGCACCTTCGGCTGCAGCAGGCCGAACGAACGGCGCGCGATTGGGGCCGACGCCGTGGGCGCTGCAGCCGGAGCCGCCGGACGCGATTTGTCGTGACCGGGCGCCAGCGGCGGACTTACCGTCGTGTGCACGGTGCTGCGCCGCGCCTTGGCGCCGAGATGACGGATCTTCTGGATCAGATCGTGGCGGAAGGTTTCGGCCGCGGTGGCCTCGCGCGTGCTCTCCGGCTTCGGAATGTAGTCGGACGCACCGAGCGACAGCGCCTTCAGGCTGATCTCGGCATTGCGGCGGGTCAGCGTGGAGGCCATGATCACGATGAGATCGCGCTTCTTCGCCAGCAGCTGCGGCAGCGCCGAGATGCCATCGAGGTCGGGCATCTCGATGTCGAGCACCGCGACGTCGGGATTGATGCGATCGAGCTGGTTGACGGCATCGAGGCCGGTGCGCAGCGAAGCCACGACCTCCATGTCGGGCTCGGCACCGATCCAGCGCGAGATCATCCCGCGGATCACCACGGAATCGTCGACCACCATCACCCGCACCTTGTCGGTTCGGGTCGATGTCGGGACCGCAGAACTTGTCAACGCAACACTCATGACTTCACCAGCGACGCAACACGACGCACAACAACCGTTGAGCCGAAGGCTTCTGCCGCCGGATCGAACAGTGAACCTAGATAAGCCCGACTTCCTGGAACTTCGCGGTGACGATGTCCCGGTCGAACGGCTTCATGATGTATTCGTTGGCACCGGCATGCAGCGCGCGGGCGATATGCGCGACGTCATTCTCGGTGGTGCAGAACACGACCTTGGGCTGATCGCCGCCGGGCATGCGGCGGAGATTGCCGAGAAACTCGTAGCCGTCCATCACGGGCATGTTCCAGTCGAGCAGCACGGCCTCGGGCATCGCGCGCTTGCACGCCTCGAGCGCTTTCGCGCCGTCCTCAGCCTCGACGATCGTGAAATCGAGCCCTTCCAGGATACGGCGGGCGACCTTGCGAATGACGCTTGAGTCATCGACAACAAGACAGGTTCTCATCTGCGACCTCACCTTCCTCATCCCCGGGGGGACGTTTCAGTTCTTCAATTCTGTCGGCCCGTCTCAGGCCGCCTTGGCATCAGGCACCAGTTCAAGCACGCGATCGACATCGAGGACGACCATGAGCTGGCCGTCGAGCCGGTGGACGCCGCCGGCGAGCTTGGCCATGCGGAGATCGAGATTGACCGGGTTGTCCTCGCGGCTGTCGTCGGGCAGCCGCAGCACCTCGCCGATCTGGTCGATCAGGAGGCCATAGGATTCGCCGCGCTGGTCGACGCCGACCGCCATCGGCTTGCCGTCGTCGGCCTTCGGCAGCCCGAGCCGGGCGCGCATGTCGACCACGGTGACGATGCGGCCGCGCAAATTGAGCACGCCGGCGATCTCGCTGGAGGCCAGCGGCACCCGCGTCAGCCGCTCCGGCATGAACACATCCTGCACCCGCGAGATCGGCAGCCCGAACAGCTGCCCGCCGATCACAGCGGTGACGTACTCGGCCATCGCGCCTTCACTGGTCTCGGTCTTGGTCATCAATGCTGTTTCCTTCAAGCGGCGCGCCGCAACTCTGCGGTCTGCTCTTTCAGCGCCGCGATCAGCCCGGGACGGTCGAACTTGGCGACATAGTCGTGGAAGCCGGCCTGCCGGCCGCGCTCGATCGCCGCCGGCGACACCATCGCCGACAGCGCGATGATCGGCAGCTGGTTCAGATTGTGGTCAGACCGGATGTTCTCGGCGAACTCGAAGCCGTTCATCTCGGGCATCTCGATGTCGGTCAGCACGACGTCGAAGGCCTGCCCCGAGCGCAGCGCGGCGAGCCCCTCCTGCGCGCCGCCCGCGGTCCGCACCTTGTAGCCGGCGGCTTTCAGCACCGGCGCCAGCATGTTGCGGAAGAACGCGCTGTCGTCGACCAGCAGCACCGACTGCGCGCTGGCCGACGGACGCATCTCCTTGCGCGAGAACCAGTCGGCGAACGCCATCGGGAGGAAGTGGCCGACGTCGATCACCTCGGTGGCCTGGCCCTTGATCACGGCCGAGCCCAGAATGCCGTCCTGGCTGCCCGCGACCTCGATGTTGAGCTTTTCCTCGACGATGTCGATGATCTCGTCGACCACGAGCCCCATCGAGCGGCCGTCGTCGGCGAACACCAGGATCGGCTGCGACCCCTGCGCCTGCACCTCGACGCCGGCCATCTGCACCAGCGGCATCAGCTGCTCGCGGTACTGCACCATGTAGCGGCCGTTCGAGAGCTCGATCTTGTCGGTTGCGATCTCCTCCAGCCGCGTGACGAGGCCGAGCGGCACCGCCTTGGGCTGCGAGGAGCCGGCGCGGAACACCAACAGCGAGGTCAGCTGCTCGCCGCTCGCGGCATGGGCTGAGGCATTTTCGTCGGCCATGTCATGGGCCGAGGAGCCGGAGGCGCCGAGCGCCTTGGCGATGCCGTTGGGGTCGATGATCATGATCACGGCGCCATCGCCCAAAATGGTGTTGCCGGAGAACATGTCGATGTGCCGCAGTTTTGTGGACATCGGCTTGACCACGATCTCCTCGGTGTGGAACACGCCGTCGACCACGATGCCGAAGGTCTGGCTGCCGACCTGCGTCACCACGATGAAGCCGTTCTCGGCATCGCTGGTGGTGGTGGCGCCGTCGTCGATCCTCAGCAGCTTCTTGAGATGAATCAGCGGCAGCAGCTTGTTGCGCAGCCGCAAGACCGCGGTGTCCTTGATCCGCTCGATGCGGTGCTCGGAGTTGGCGCGGGCCCGCACCAGCTCGACCACGGACAGTTGCGGAATGGCAAAACGGTCGCCGCCGGCTTCCACGATCAGCGCCGAGACGATCGCCAAGGTCAGCGGGATCTTGATGGTGACACTGGCGCCCTCGCCGGCCACGCTCTTGATGTCGATGGTGCCGCCGATCTGGTCGATATTGGTTCGCACCACGTCCATGCCGACGCCGCGGCCGGACACCGAGGTCACCTGCGCTGCGGTCGAGAAGCCCGGCGCGAAGATGAACTTGTGGATCTGGGCCTCGGTCATCTTCTCCAATTCAGCCTCGGTGACGAGACCGTTCTGGAGTGCCTTGGCCTTGATCCGCTCGGTGTTGAGCCCGCGGCCATTGTCGGCGATGCAGATGATGATGTGGCCGCCTTCGTGATAGGCACTGAGGCGGATGGTGCCCTGCTCCGGCTTGCCGGCGGCGAGGCGTTCGGCGGTGGTCTCCAGCCCGTGATCGGCGGAGTTGCGCACCATGTGCGTCAGCGGATCCTTGATCAGGTCGAGCACCTGGCGGTCGAGCTCGGTGTCGGCGCCGTGCATCTCGAGCTCGATCTGCTTGCCGAGTTCGCCGGAGAGGTCGCGGACGATGCGCGGCAGCTTCTGCCAGGCATTGCCGATGGGCTGCATCCGCGTCTTCATGACGCCTTCCTGCAGCTCGGCGGTGACGTTGGAGAGCCGCTGCAACGGCACCTTGAACTCGGTGTCCTCGTTGCGGCGCGAGATCTCCAAGAGCTGATTGCGGGTCAGCACCAGCTCGGAGACCATGGTCATCAGGTGCTCGAGGGTATCGACATTGACCCGGATCGACTGGTTGGCGATCTTGTCGCCTTCCTGGACGTCTTCGGCGGCGGCCTTGCGGGCCGGCTTCTTCGCAGCTTCAGCCGGCTCGGCGGCGGGGGCTGCGGCAACGAGCTTCGCGGCAGGCGCCGGCGCAGGTGCAGCCACTTCGATCTCGGTCTCGCGGAAGGCACGCTCGAGCTCGTCGAGCGAGACCTCGCCCGGACGCAAGGGGCGCTCCAGCGTCTGCACCACCAGCGTGCCTTCGGCCATATCCGCCTGTACCGACGGCGCTTCGACGACCGGCACATCTTCTTCGGCAGCGGCATCACCGGCGGCCATTG
The window above is part of the Bradyrhizobium sp. PSBB068 genome. Proteins encoded here:
- a CDS encoding DUF350 domain-containing protein gives rise to the protein MILQSLAGLPAFLVYFCTALIAVVAYLFVYTRVTPHDEFQLIRDNDPAAAIALGLSLLGFVLPVVSAIAHSANVIDCLIWSIIALIVQIIVYYIVKIPVPNLSARIASGEMAAAIWLGLSSLAAGALNAACMIY
- a CDS encoding glutathionylspermidine synthase family protein, with the translated sequence MQRIACPERDDWQATAESVGFTFHTIEGERYWDERAYYAFTLDEIERSIEAPTGEIDAMCLELAGRAVRDERYLRRLKIPEAFWDLIAASWRRRDPSLYGRLDLSFDGSSPAKLLEYNADTPTSIFEAAVFQWTWLEQAIARNIIPKRADQFNSIHERLIEAWKTIGANHPLHLTGLTGNAEDAGTLAYLEDTAAQAGLKTTLLDIEEIGLRDDGQFVDLDESLIALAFKLYPWEWMFHDAFGKNLSSAPTQWIEPPWKAILSNKGILPLLWEMFPGHPNLLPAWFDDDPQAAQLGTSFVRKPIYSREGANVELVSAGVTLVAEQGPYGAEGFIRQALAPLPNFSGQYPVLGSWLVDHTPCGLSIREDENPITGNTSRFLPHAIL
- a CDS encoding protein-glutamate O-methyltransferase CheR, with amino-acid sequence MTPLDYEYLRKLLKERSGLDLSSDKQYLVESRLLPLARRSNLAGIPELVQKMKGGAEALTSEVVEAMTTNETFFFRDKIPFDHLKDAVLPALAQARAARRSLRIWCAASSTGQEPYSIAMLLKEMTALFAGWRIEIVATDLSQAVLEKSKAGLFSQFEVQRGLPIQLLLKYFKQQGELWQLNADIRGMVQHRQLNLLQDISHLGTFDVIFCRNVLIYFDQQTKAGIFGKISRMLEPDGVLALGAAESVVGITNLFRPYPDRRGLYQPSTAPVARAGAALHVLKAVASAAR
- a CDS encoding chemotaxis response regulator protein-glutamate methylesterase; this encodes MSVALTSSAVPTSTRTDKVRVMVVDDSVVIRGMISRWIGAEPDMEVVASLRTGLDAVNQLDRINPDVAVLDIEMPDLDGISALPQLLAKKRDLIVIMASTLTRRNAEISLKALSLGASDYIPKPESTREATAAETFRHDLIQKIRHLGAKARRSTVHTTVSPPLAPGHDKSRPAAPAAAPTASAPIARRSFGLLQPKVLLIGSSTGGPQALMSLVAEIGAVIDRVPVLITQHMPPTFTTILAEHLARASKRPAHEGIDGESIKPGRIYLAPGARHMRIVRHGIDATIALDDGPPVNFCKPAVDPMFTSAIDVWQGSIMSVILTGMGSDGMRGGKDIVAAGGSVIAQDEATSVVWGMPGAAVNAGICAAVLPLNQIASKLVRVFAGDRS
- a CDS encoding response regulator, producing the protein MRTCLVVDDSSVIRKVARRILEGLDFTIVEAEDGAKALEACKRAMPEAVLLDWNMPVMDGYEFLGNLRRMPGGDQPKVVFCTTENDVAHIARALHAGANEYIMKPFDRDIVTAKFQEVGLI
- a CDS encoding chemotaxis protein CheW gives rise to the protein MMTKTETSEGAMAEYVTAVIGGQLFGLPISRVQDVFMPERLTRVPLASSEIAGVLNLRGRIVTVVDMRARLGLPKADDGKPMAVGVDQRGESYGLLIDQIGEVLRLPDDSREDNPVNLDLRMAKLAGGVHRLDGQLMVVLDVDRVLELVPDAKAA
- a CDS encoding hybrid sensor histidine kinase/response regulator, whose amino-acid sequence is MDDLLREFLTESSESLDTVDNQLVQFEQDPNNAKILDNIFRLVHTIKGTCGFLGLPRLEALAHAGETLMGKFRDGMPVRAEAVTLILSSIDRIKEILAGLEAAEAEPEGNDRDLIDQLEAMVERGMAAMAAGDAAAEEDVPVVEAPSVQADMAEGTLVVQTLERPLRPGEVSLDELERAFRETEIEVAAPAPAPAAKLVAAAPAAEPAEAAKKPARKAAAEDVQEGDKIANQSIRVNVDTLEHLMTMVSELVLTRNQLLEISRRNEDTEFKVPLQRLSNVTAELQEGVMKTRMQPIGNAWQKLPRIVRDLSGELGKQIELEMHGADTELDRQVLDLIKDPLTHMVRNSADHGLETTAERLAAGKPEQGTIRLSAYHEGGHIIICIADNGRGLNTERIKAKALQNGLVTEAELEKMTEAQIHKFIFAPGFSTAAQVTSVSGRGVGMDVVRTNIDQIGGTIDIKSVAGEGASVTIKIPLTLAIVSALIVEAGGDRFAIPQLSVVELVRARANSEHRIERIKDTAVLRLRNKLLPLIHLKKLLRIDDGATTTSDAENGFIVVTQVGSQTFGIVVDGVFHTEEIVVKPMSTKLRHIDMFSGNTILGDGAVIMIIDPNGIAKALGASGSSAHDMADENASAHAASGEQLTSLLVFRAGSSQPKAVPLGLVTRLEEIATDKIELSNGRYMVQYREQLMPLVQMAGVEVQAQGSQPILVFADDGRSMGLVVDEIIDIVEEKLNIEVAGSQDGILGSAVIKGQATEVIDVGHFLPMAFADWFSRKEMRPSASAQSVLLVDDSAFFRNMLAPVLKAAGYKVRTAGGAQEGLAALRSGQAFDVVLTDIEMPEMNGFEFAENIRSDHNLNQLPIIALSAMVSPAAIERGRQAGFHDYVAKFDRPGLIAALKEQTAELRRAA